A genomic region of Leptotrichia hofstadii contains the following coding sequences:
- a CDS encoding head maturation protease, ClpP-related: MPKQLKFWNLVKNEEEKTAELILYGSIGSDEYWDDVSDKVFKQDIENLGDVENITLYINSPGGSVFSAVAIANTLKNHKAKVTANIDGLAASAATIITSACDTVRMPKNALFMIHNPITFAYGNNQEMQKTVEMLDKVKNSIIETYLNKTKTDKETLSELMDNETWMDAEMAKDYGFVDEIVDEEVGKEFVENKLIINNMAFDISKFKNFRKVKGVVINNKKNTKEVKMTLDELKNQFPDLYDYVLNEGKKIGKEEERERIKAIDDIGVNNYSDLIENAKYVNPMSASELAINILKKQKEEKAQKLQNIKNESQGNFIPPAANDGTTHGKKEEKQFMGLDIMTIFSKMNKKTEEGK; this comes from the coding sequence ATGCCGAAACAACTAAAATTTTGGAATCTAGTGAAGAATGAGGAAGAAAAAACGGCGGAACTTATACTTTATGGGAGTATAGGAAGTGATGAGTATTGGGATGATGTATCCGATAAGGTATTTAAACAAGATATAGAAAACCTTGGAGATGTGGAAAATATTACTTTATATATAAATAGTCCAGGTGGGAGTGTATTTAGTGCTGTGGCAATAGCGAATACTCTTAAAAATCACAAAGCTAAAGTGACGGCAAATATTGATGGTTTGGCAGCAAGTGCTGCAACTATTATAACAAGTGCTTGTGATACTGTAAGAATGCCTAAAAATGCTTTATTTATGATTCACAATCCAATTACTTTTGCTTATGGGAACAATCAAGAAATGCAAAAAACTGTTGAAATGCTTGATAAGGTTAAAAACAGTATTATTGAAACATATTTAAATAAAACAAAAACTGATAAGGAAACTTTATCTGAATTAATGGATAATGAAACTTGGATGGATGCGGAAATGGCTAAAGATTACGGATTTGTTGATGAAATTGTGGATGAAGAAGTAGGGAAAGAATTTGTAGAAAATAAATTAATTATAAATAACATGGCTTTTGATATTTCAAAATTTAAAAATTTTAGAAAAGTAAAAGGTGTAGTTATTAATAATAAAAAAAATACTAAGGAGGTAAAAATGACTTTAGATGAGTTAAAAAACCAATTTCCTGATTTGTATGATTATGTATTAAATGAGGGAAAAAAGATTGGAAAAGAGGAAGAAAGGGAAAGAATAAAAGCTATTGATGATATAGGGGTCAATAATTATTCTGACTTAATAGAAAATGCGAAATATGTAAATCCTATGTCAGCTAGTGAATTGGCTATTAATATTTTGAAAAAGCAAAAAGAAGAAAAAGCTCAAAAGTTGCAAAATATTAAAAACGAAAGCCAAGGTAATTTTATACCACCAGCTGCGAATGATGGAACAACGCATGGCAAAAAAGAAGAAAAACAGTTTATGGGACTTGATATTATGACTATTTTTTCTAAAATGAATAAAAAAACAGAGGAGGGGAAATAA
- a CDS encoding major capsid protein produces the protein MPAVIEFIGLYDQNVIRPKSFIRDSYFKNRKTSENQKMEIEFRKGRQLVAPFVSEFIPGTEMVKNTYESKFFQAPKVAPKRTFSAFELFFNKTAGETIYGGKSPEERKADLLAESFAEFEEQITRREEKMCAEALFDGKVVVKGEGIEGEIKFGTVEEITPAVLWTQPNADIIGDLQAAITKIGENTGLRPEMILMDPVTAKLFVENEKVQKLLDVRNYHMGEIDPREIASGAIYIGTLAPFGLPIYSYQSQHSVLNADGKTYSTKNIVPEGKVLLAPSNNTIIYGPAADVKQGIIVAERSVFTDEDSKSNTVEIRTESRPLPVVYDIEAIKILKVK, from the coding sequence ATGCCAGCAGTAATAGAATTTATTGGGTTGTATGACCAGAATGTGATTAGACCGAAATCATTTATAAGAGACAGTTATTTTAAAAATAGAAAAACATCAGAAAATCAAAAAATGGAAATAGAATTTAGAAAAGGAAGACAACTTGTAGCACCTTTTGTATCTGAATTTATTCCAGGAACAGAAATGGTAAAGAACACTTATGAAAGTAAATTTTTTCAAGCTCCAAAAGTAGCACCAAAAAGAACTTTTTCGGCTTTTGAGTTGTTTTTTAATAAAACGGCAGGGGAAACAATTTATGGCGGGAAAAGTCCCGAGGAAAGAAAAGCAGACTTACTTGCAGAATCTTTTGCTGAATTTGAAGAACAAATTACAAGAAGAGAAGAAAAAATGTGTGCTGAAGCGTTGTTTGATGGGAAAGTAGTTGTAAAAGGTGAAGGAATAGAAGGGGAAATTAAATTTGGAACAGTTGAAGAAATTACACCAGCTGTTTTATGGACTCAACCTAATGCTGATATAATTGGAGATTTACAAGCGGCAATAACAAAAATAGGAGAAAACACAGGTTTAAGACCTGAAATGATTTTAATGGACCCAGTAACTGCAAAATTATTTGTAGAAAATGAAAAAGTTCAAAAATTATTAGATGTAAGAAATTATCACATGGGAGAAATTGATCCTAGAGAAATTGCAAGTGGAGCAATCTATATTGGAACTCTTGCACCATTTGGACTTCCTATTTATTCTTATCAGTCACAACATTCTGTGTTAAATGCTGATGGAAAAACTTATTCAACAAAAAATATTGTTCCTGAAGGTAAAGTGTTGTTAGCACCAAGCAATAATACAATTATCTACGGACCAGCAGCGGATGTAAAACAAGGAATTATTGTAGCAGAGCGTTCAGTTTTTACAGATGAAGATTCAAAATCTAACACTGTAGAAATCAGGACAGAATCAAGACCACTTCCTGTGGTTTATGATATCGAAGCTATAAAAATATTGAAAGTTAAATAG
- a CDS encoding phage tail protein codes for MFTIQFDESVLNDIENKFVEFPQQAPKALASALNRVSTMSKTRMVRNATKTYTVKYGDLLSGLTMKRANPGKLMAEINSNGGYLGLDHFQLNPSTRTGRTSVTATVKNGNGIMLNDKTFIAYKDGHLGAFERERNGRLPIKRKYGPSAPQMLGPTTFLPDLDEFMSQKLNERFEHELNRLLSM; via the coding sequence ATGTTTACGATTCAATTTGATGAAAGTGTCCTTAATGATATTGAGAATAAGTTCGTTGAATTTCCGCAACAAGCTCCAAAGGCTTTAGCAAGTGCTTTAAATAGGGTTTCAACTATGAGTAAAACTCGTATGGTTAGAAATGCAACTAAGACCTATACGGTTAAATATGGGGATTTATTAAGCGGATTGACTATGAAAAGAGCTAATCCTGGTAAGCTGATGGCTGAAATCAATTCTAATGGAGGTTATTTGGGATTAGACCATTTCCAATTGAATCCGAGCACAAGAACAGGCAGAACATCGGTAACGGCTACAGTAAAGAATGGTAATGGGATAATGCTTAATGATAAAACATTTATAGCATATAAAGACGGTCATTTAGGGGCATTCGAAAGAGAAAGAAATGGACGATTGCCAATCAAAAGAAAATACGGACCGTCTGCTCCACAAATGTTAGGACCTACGACTTTTTTACCTGATCTCGATGAATTTATGTCTCAAAAGTTAAATGAAAGGTTTGAACATGAGTTGAATAGGCTCTTGTCAATGTAA
- a CDS encoding phage tail sheath protein: MGYKHGTYQTETSSDISLPIVLDYGHFIVGTAPMNKVKRENRRANEIVRLGTYKEAIQYFGDTYDLDFSISQAIKVFFELYKVAPLYVVNILDLEKHKTAKKTQNDLSLTNGKVVIPNHKLITDTLVVKENATSQVISDAVTMWTDEGLEIYAKLSNGTKIDIEYEEIDLSKVTKAQALGGYDISTMKRTGLELLDEVFLKYSELPAFIDIPDFSSDSEIAAIMQTKAKNINGNMFEAVALINAPIDKPYDQIPKWKDDNNINGNDQIVLYGTLGLAGKKYIQSIQYAALSLSVDNENGGVPSQTPSNYLYKCDSLYWKNSIGNLEEIILDKEQQANLLNKNGVVTAINFKGWKCWGSETALNPMATDPKDKFIYTRRMFKYIGNELVISYFDKVDKKFSKKLAETVTKSMNIRLNAIVARNDLLSANAALSAEDNDTINVANGDITWVIKLGVIPGMKSATFKKKYDADALTEFANSLGK, encoded by the coding sequence ATGGGTTATAAACACGGAACTTATCAAACTGAGACATCGAGTGATATATCACTACCAATAGTGCTTGATTATGGGCATTTTATTGTAGGGACTGCACCGATGAACAAAGTAAAAAGAGAAAACAGAAGAGCGAATGAGATTGTAAGATTAGGAACTTATAAAGAAGCTATTCAGTATTTTGGGGACACTTACGACTTAGATTTTTCAATTTCACAAGCTATAAAAGTGTTTTTTGAACTATATAAAGTAGCGCCGCTTTATGTTGTGAATATCTTAGATCTTGAAAAACATAAAACAGCTAAAAAGACTCAAAATGATTTGAGCTTAACAAATGGTAAAGTTGTTATTCCGAATCATAAATTGATAACAGATACATTAGTAGTTAAAGAGAATGCGACATCACAAGTTATTTCGGACGCTGTAACGATGTGGACAGACGAAGGACTTGAAATATATGCTAAACTGTCAAATGGCACTAAAATTGATATTGAATATGAAGAAATTGATTTGTCAAAAGTAACGAAAGCACAGGCTCTAGGTGGATATGATATTTCAACAATGAAAAGAACAGGATTAGAGCTATTAGATGAAGTTTTTTTAAAATATTCGGAATTACCAGCTTTCATTGACATTCCAGATTTTTCAAGTGATAGTGAAATTGCTGCGATTATGCAAACAAAAGCTAAAAATATAAATGGGAATATGTTTGAAGCAGTTGCATTGATTAATGCGCCGATTGACAAGCCTTATGACCAAATTCCTAAATGGAAAGATGATAATAATATTAATGGAAATGACCAAATTGTATTGTACGGAACATTAGGATTAGCTGGTAAAAAATATATTCAGTCTATTCAGTATGCTGCGTTGTCGCTATCAGTAGATAATGAAAATGGTGGAGTTCCATCACAAACTCCGTCTAATTATTTATATAAATGTGACAGTTTATATTGGAAAAATTCGATTGGAAATCTTGAAGAGATAATTTTGGATAAAGAACAACAAGCTAACTTATTAAATAAAAACGGAGTAGTAACCGCTATTAATTTCAAAGGTTGGAAATGTTGGGGGTCTGAAACTGCACTTAATCCAATGGCAACAGATCCGAAAGACAAATTCATATATACTCGTAGAATGTTTAAGTATATAGGGAATGAACTGGTTATAAGTTATTTTGATAAAGTGGATAAGAAATTTTCTAAAAAATTAGCTGAAACAGTAACAAAATCAATGAATATTAGATTAAATGCTATTGTAGCTAGAAATGATTTGTTGAGTGCAAATGCTGCTTTATCAGCTGAAGACAATGACACGATTAATGTTGCAAATGGGGATATAACTTGGGTTATTAAATTGGGAGTAATTCCTGGTATGAAATCAGCAACATTTAAGAAAAAATATGACGCAGACGCATTAACTGAGTTTGCGAATAGTTTAGGAAAATAG
- a CDS encoding phage major tail tube protein, whose translation MAKKKLPLGIVDADLYVNGSNALEGVGVVELPNVESATITTEQFGMAAEFEAPLIGHYKKMSAKVKMDSMNDTLLNFNNNDSITLECLGALQELDRMSHSPKVTGADATLKGFITKFDGPKVENGKKFEGSFDLSITYYKLMINGKTIIEIDVLNGISNVNGSLNNIIRQLLGHI comes from the coding sequence ATGGCTAAAAAGAAACTGCCTTTGGGAATCGTTGACGCTGACCTTTATGTCAATGGTTCGAATGCATTAGAAGGAGTTGGAGTAGTAGAACTTCCAAATGTGGAATCAGCGACAATAACGACTGAACAGTTTGGTATGGCTGCAGAATTTGAAGCTCCGTTGATTGGACATTATAAAAAAATGTCAGCTAAGGTAAAAATGGATAGTATGAATGATACATTATTAAATTTTAATAATAATGATTCAATCACACTAGAGTGCTTAGGAGCTTTGCAAGAATTAGATAGAATGTCGCACTCGCCAAAAGTAACTGGTGCAGATGCAACATTGAAAGGATTTATCACAAAATTTGATGGTCCAAAAGTTGAGAACGGTAAGAAATTTGAAGGTTCATTTGATTTGAGTATAACTTATTACAAATTAATGATAAATGGTAAAACGATCATTGAAATTGATGTGTTGAATGGAATTTCAAATGTAAATGGAAGTTTGAATAATATCATAAGACAATTATTAGGACATATTTAG
- a CDS encoding phage tail tape measure protein — MAKNLELNIVLGAAVASAISGMSQVANALKNTTKSVKEFEKEIKSMEKAQKAFQNMDKARDGLNKINSEYKKASEHLQKLKAEYERTGSSNKQLAKEIEQAEKNVGKLNKQKERQQHAFEAARSKIEAEGASLSNYRNKVQEVEKEIEKMNKLKEARKRYDARQETVGKMKDFGDKQIMQGVGMAGALTVPVKLAVDLENAQADLKKVADFSSKEMETGFYKAMRNFSENSPLSQVELFQIAGAGAQAGIKTDELERYTKDAAKIKVAFDMNTEAAGNFLAKTRAQLNLDQNGVMEYANVINYLANNVAATAPEIADISSRVAGLGGMAGISKEGVAALGASLVSVGVPSEVAATGLKNISLGLMAGASATKKQSAAFKSLGLDAEDVAKRMTKDGEGTLIDVFQRIKKLPKDVQAATLKNLFGKESIQSASELAKHIDEVGTNIKNAHDKMKTSGSVDAEYNQRLKTMGNSFDTLKNRIVNMGVDLGSALGPSLVQVANSIGPLITKFSQLIQKHPQLTANILKAVAGFAAFKIGIGGLAKGFAPVFSGISKGMLIFDKFKAAGSFTEGFKTAFPTISKIGSGLKKLGQSGLKVGKVLGKGLVKGVQATGKVAKIASSGIVKGAKFVGSGAIKGAKAIGSGAKAVGGMAIQGAAKGMQLLATGAQKAIGAVRAVGVALKVAFMANPVGFIIAAIVAVVVILVVLYNKCSWFRNGVNAAFRAVGNFIKQVWQGIKPVVMAVISGIAAYIRVYVAIWKAIFKGIGIIFKAIWNGIKVVVKVVMVAISAYIRTYINVWKTIFKVIGTVAKAVWNAIKSTALALWNALKSGITTVGSFFKSTWEGIKGAAIAVWNGIKSAFDKVVEGLKSAISGVVKFFTDKWNSLKSMVSSGLGAVGGLLGIGKNAAGTNYWSGGLTTVAERGAELIQMPGKPAFLAEHEMLLNLPRGTQILNNRETRNSFRDKISGLKERMSGLRNNEGSSGGDTINISITVNGNADTSAIEKAVMRALAKAKNKKERTAFG; from the coding sequence GTGGCAAAAAATTTAGAGTTGAACATAGTTCTGGGTGCGGCAGTAGCTAGTGCTATTAGTGGAATGAGTCAAGTTGCAAACGCTTTAAAAAATACGACGAAATCTGTCAAAGAATTTGAAAAAGAAATCAAAAGCATGGAAAAAGCACAAAAAGCGTTCCAAAATATGGACAAGGCTCGTGATGGATTAAATAAAATTAATTCAGAGTATAAAAAAGCTTCCGAACATTTGCAAAAATTGAAAGCTGAATATGAAAGAACTGGGAGTAGTAATAAACAGTTAGCTAAGGAAATAGAACAGGCTGAAAAAAATGTTGGAAAATTGAATAAGCAAAAAGAACGACAACAACATGCATTTGAAGCTGCAAGAAGTAAGATAGAAGCTGAAGGCGCTAGTTTATCTAACTACAGAAACAAGGTTCAAGAAGTTGAAAAAGAAATTGAAAAAATGAATAAACTGAAAGAAGCTCGAAAAAGATATGACGCTAGGCAAGAAACTGTCGGTAAAATGAAAGACTTTGGGGATAAGCAAATAATGCAAGGTGTGGGAATGGCTGGAGCTTTGACTGTTCCTGTTAAATTAGCAGTTGATTTAGAAAATGCTCAAGCAGACTTAAAAAAAGTTGCTGATTTTAGTTCGAAAGAAATGGAAACAGGATTTTACAAAGCAATGAGGAACTTTAGTGAAAATAGTCCACTTTCTCAAGTAGAATTATTTCAAATTGCAGGAGCGGGAGCTCAAGCGGGAATAAAAACAGACGAATTAGAAAGATATACCAAAGACGCTGCTAAAATTAAAGTTGCATTTGACATGAATACTGAAGCAGCAGGGAACTTTTTAGCAAAAACTAGAGCACAACTTAACTTAGATCAAAATGGAGTAATGGAATATGCTAACGTAATCAACTATTTGGCAAACAATGTAGCAGCAACAGCTCCAGAAATTGCTGATATTTCAAGCAGAGTTGCTGGGTTAGGTGGAATGGCTGGTATTTCCAAAGAAGGAGTTGCAGCACTAGGAGCAAGTTTAGTATCGGTTGGAGTACCTTCGGAAGTTGCAGCAACTGGATTAAAAAATATCTCATTAGGATTAATGGCTGGAGCATCGGCAACGAAAAAGCAATCAGCAGCTTTCAAATCTTTAGGGTTAGACGCAGAAGATGTAGCTAAAAGAATGACGAAAGATGGAGAAGGTACATTAATTGATGTTTTCCAAAGGATAAAGAAACTTCCAAAGGATGTACAGGCGGCGACACTTAAAAATTTATTTGGTAAAGAATCTATTCAATCTGCATCAGAATTGGCAAAACATATTGACGAAGTTGGAACAAATATAAAAAATGCTCATGACAAGATGAAAACATCAGGGAGTGTTGATGCAGAATATAATCAAAGGTTGAAAACAATGGGGAATTCTTTTGATACTTTGAAAAATAGAATTGTTAATATGGGAGTAGATTTAGGTTCGGCATTGGGACCGAGTTTAGTTCAAGTTGCAAATTCTATTGGTCCACTTATTACTAAATTTTCTCAATTAATACAAAAACATCCACAACTGACTGCAAATATTCTAAAAGCTGTAGCCGGATTTGCAGCATTTAAAATAGGAATTGGTGGCTTGGCAAAAGGATTCGCACCAGTTTTTAGCGGAATATCAAAAGGAATGTTGATATTTGATAAATTCAAGGCTGCTGGAAGTTTTACAGAAGGATTTAAAACAGCATTTCCAACAATTTCTAAAATTGGTAGTGGGCTAAAGAAATTAGGACAATCTGGATTAAAAGTAGGAAAAGTACTCGGAAAAGGATTAGTAAAAGGAGTACAAGCAACAGGAAAAGTTGCAAAAATAGCAAGTAGCGGAATAGTCAAAGGTGCTAAATTTGTTGGAAGTGGTGCTATAAAAGGTGCAAAAGCAATCGGCTCAGGAGCAAAGGCTGTTGGTGGAATGGCAATTCAAGGAGCAGCTAAAGGAATGCAGCTTTTAGCAACAGGAGCGCAGAAAGCTATTGGAGCAGTAAGAGCAGTTGGTGTGGCTTTGAAAGTTGCTTTTATGGCAAATCCAGTTGGATTTATTATTGCTGCAATAGTTGCTGTTGTTGTGATATTAGTTGTGCTTTATAACAAATGTTCGTGGTTTAGGAATGGTGTAAATGCAGCTTTTAGAGCAGTAGGTAATTTCATAAAACAGGTTTGGCAAGGTATTAAGCCAGTTGTAATGGCTGTTATTTCAGGTATCGCAGCTTATATAAGAGTGTACGTTGCTATTTGGAAAGCTATATTTAAAGGGATAGGTATTATATTTAAAGCTATTTGGAACGGAATAAAAGTAGTTGTAAAAGTAGTAATGGTCGCAATATCGGCTTACATTAGAACGTACATAAATGTCTGGAAAACAATTTTTAAAGTAATTGGTACAGTTGCCAAAGCTGTATGGAACGCTATCAAATCAACAGCATTAGCATTATGGAATGCTCTAAAAAGTGGGATAACAACAGTAGGCTCATTTTTTAAATCGACTTGGGAAGGAATAAAAGGAGCTGCAATTGCTGTATGGAATGGTATTAAATCAGCATTTGATAAAGTTGTTGAAGGATTAAAAAGTGCAATTAGTGGTGTTGTAAAATTTTTCACGGATAAATGGAACAGTTTAAAAAGCATGGTTTCTAGTGGACTTGGAGCAGTTGGAGGACTTTTAGGAATTGGAAAAAATGCAGCGGGAACTAACTACTGGAGTGGAGGACTTACAACAGTAGCTGAGCGTGGAGCAGAATTAATCCAAATGCCTGGTAAACCAGCTTTCTTAGCAGAACACGAAATGTTATTAAATTTACCTCGTGGTACTCAAATCTTGAATAATCGTGAAACTAGAAATAGTTTTAGAGATAAAATTAGTGGACTAAAAGAGCGAATGTCAGGGCTTAGAAATAATGAAGGTTCGAGTGGCGGAGACACTATTAATATTAGTATAACAGTAAATGGAAATGCTGATACAAGTGCAATTGAGAAAGCAGTAATGAGAGCATTGGCGAAAGCTAAAAATAAAAAAGAAAGGACGGCGTTTGGATAA
- a CDS encoding tail protein X — translation MANIRVYRTQSGDTWDLIAYRVYGSEGYYHDLIRSNLALIDIAVFDANIPIILPEIAEESDNDTSLPPWKRGE, via the coding sequence ATGGCTAACATTAGAGTTTACAGGACACAAAGTGGTGACACTTGGGATTTGATAGCTTATAGAGTTTACGGAAGTGAAGGCTATTATCATGACCTTATAAGAAGTAATTTAGCTTTAATTGACATCGCCGTTTTTGATGCCAACATTCCAATTATTCTTCCTGAAATTGCTGAAGAAAGTGATAATGATACAAGTTTACCGCCGTGGAAGAGAGGTGAATAG
- a CDS encoding phage late control D family protein: MAFARNIRVIVIFNKVDISEEVAHSISSLNYTDNSKNAIDDLEIELENLDYRWLKEWYPDENAQLLVGIHEELENETNFLDLGTFYVDEPTFEDHKLTLKCLALPLDQNIRDQKNSVAWENVTLKELVTQIANKHEMNAEIYAENVFFERLDQNQETDLAFINRVVKEIGLNMKVSDDKIIIFDDEEMEKNDTIEVFNIKDYRIRSFSLKKKNKEIYDKVEVSYYDPDKKKVVKEIITKEELDKRNQVTTEEKESKNKDNKKNNKKSQKKTNKKPVKKVKSKKK; the protein is encoded by the coding sequence ATGGCTTTTGCTAGAAATATTAGGGTTATAGTTATATTTAATAAAGTTGATATTTCTGAAGAAGTAGCGCATTCTATTTCATCTCTTAACTACACGGACAATTCCAAAAATGCTATAGATGATTTAGAAATAGAACTAGAAAATCTAGATTATAGATGGCTTAAAGAGTGGTATCCTGATGAGAACGCTCAATTACTTGTTGGGATTCACGAAGAGCTGGAAAATGAAACTAATTTTTTAGATTTGGGAACTTTTTATGTGGATGAGCCGACTTTTGAAGACCATAAACTTACTTTAAAATGTTTGGCTTTACCGCTTGACCAAAACATTCGGGATCAGAAAAATAGCGTTGCTTGGGAAAATGTAACTTTGAAAGAGCTTGTTACACAGATTGCGAATAAACACGAAATGAATGCAGAGATTTATGCAGAGAATGTGTTTTTTGAGAGATTGGACCAGAATCAGGAAACAGATTTAGCCTTTATTAATCGAGTTGTAAAAGAGATTGGCTTGAATATGAAAGTATCCGACGATAAAATAATTATTTTTGATGATGAGGAAATGGAAAAAAATGATACTATTGAAGTTTTTAACATTAAAGACTATCGAATTAGAAGTTTTAGCTTGAAAAAGAAAAACAAAGAGATTTACGATAAAGTTGAAGTTTCCTACTATGATCCTGATAAGAAAAAAGTCGTTAAGGAAATCATTACAAAAGAGGAACTTGACAAGCGTAATCAAGTTACAACTGAAGAAAAAGAATCTAAAAATAAAGATAATAAGAAAAATAATAAGAAGAGTCAGAAAAAGACTAACAAAAAGCCAGTCAAAAAGGTTAAATCTAAGAAAAAATAA
- a CDS encoding phage baseplate protein, with translation MIDLVETLKSGEVSAIDSKTGKVRVLLKGDDDKTTDWLNVLVPYSESHSDNYTLSLGQTVYCLFFSEMPEQGVVLGCPMRGASSSESEVKRTFSDGGSWSYDKNTLTLNIKKIVINGDLEVSGTTKTGGSINLNIHRHSGVMIGGDKTGGPE, from the coding sequence GTGATTGATTTGGTAGAAACATTAAAATCTGGAGAAGTAAGTGCAATAGACTCGAAAACTGGAAAAGTTAGAGTGCTATTAAAAGGTGATGACGATAAGACAACAGATTGGCTTAATGTATTAGTTCCTTATTCTGAAAGCCATAGTGATAATTATACACTCAGTCTAGGTCAAACTGTTTATTGCTTATTCTTTTCAGAAATGCCTGAGCAAGGAGTAGTACTTGGCTGTCCTATGCGAGGTGCTTCTAGTAGTGAAAGTGAAGTAAAAAGAACTTTTTCTGATGGCGGAAGCTGGAGTTATGACAAAAACACGTTGACTTTAAATATTAAAAAAATTGTGATTAATGGAGATTTAGAAGTCAGTGGAACTACAAAAACTGGTGGAAGTATTAATCTTAATATACATAGACATAGTGGCGTTATGATTGGTGGAGATAAGACAGGAGGACCTGAATAA
- a CDS encoding phage tail protein, with product MIGSLGDVIFEASEDQIVSLNNQISRSYKAKISEHQAICGPGMLRFQGRDLLEVSFTMTLVSSLIQQTTLKEELDTIKQMFELGEYANLVFGGQVFGEYPFLITELSEESSYFNKEEGGFDVVKLNITLKEYIENPKLYNQLIEQRKMQKNQQVTEENQDDIENEQKEAVNNDNSK from the coding sequence ATGATAGGAAGTCTTGGAGATGTAATATTTGAAGCGTCAGAAGATCAGATTGTATCACTTAATAATCAAATAAGTAGGTCATACAAGGCTAAAATATCAGAGCATCAAGCGATTTGCGGTCCTGGAATGTTAAGATTCCAAGGGAGAGATTTACTAGAAGTTAGTTTTACGATGACTTTGGTATCATCTTTAATACAGCAAACTACTTTAAAAGAGGAGCTAGATACAATCAAGCAAATGTTTGAACTTGGAGAGTATGCTAATCTAGTTTTTGGCGGTCAAGTATTTGGTGAATACCCTTTTTTGATAACAGAATTATCAGAAGAAAGCAGTTATTTTAATAAAGAAGAGGGGGGATTTGATGTTGTTAAGTTGAATATTACGCTTAAAGAGTATATTGAAAATCCTAAGTTGTATAATCAATTAATTGAACAAAGAAAAATGCAAAAAAATCAGCAAGTCACTGAAGAAAATCAAGACGACATCGAGAATGAGCAGAAGGAGGCTGTAAACAATGATAACAGTAAATAG